From a single Raphanus sativus cultivar WK10039 chromosome 3, ASM80110v3, whole genome shotgun sequence genomic region:
- the LOC108844064 gene encoding inactive endochitinase At2g43600 isoform X1 yields MWNPKATVENALILLLLTLSVMAKTVFSQNCQNTGCPGLKECCSSWGSCGIKDDQCGFWCFSGPCNLTNKSYGFNYNVSAGPRGPIESIVTPSLFKRIMSKVGNNCPAKGFYTHHAFISAVKSFQAYKRTVAKREVAAILTHFAHGSEGFCYKEDKARGKYCSPSKKYPCEPGKQYYGRGPLQSIRWNEYYGAASIFLRLPLLKDPDRVAQSPEVAFKLALWFWTTNVRPALYLGFGESSKRVDGRLCDNLHPNDTKNLVNQYVNLCKILEITPDEDARSEISAFWRRHLSALMKRCASTRASIITGRYGLSFVR; encoded by the exons atgtggAACCCAAAAGCAACTGTTGAAAACGCTCTCATTCTTTTACTCCTCACGTTATCCGTCATGGCTAAAACCGTGTTCTCTCAGAATTGCCAAAACACCGGGTGTCCAGGCCTCAAGGAGTGTTGCAGCTCGTGGGGTTCCTGTGGAATCAAAGATGACCAGTGTGGCTTTTGGTGCTTTAGTGGCCCTTGCAATCTCACAAACAAATCATATGGATTCAACTACAACGTCAGTGCCGGTCCACGCGGTCCAATAGAGAGCATTGTCACACCATCGTTGTTCAAACGCATCATGAGCAAAGTAGGAAACAACTGCCCGGCAAAAGGGTTCTACACTCACCACGCTTTTATCTCGGCGGTTAAATCGTTCCAAGCCTATAAACGAACGGTGGCTAAGCGCGAGGTCGCAGCCATATTGACTCATTTCGCTCACGGATCTGAAG GCTTTTGTTACAAAGAAGATAAAGCGAGAGGGAAGTACTGTTCTCCGAGCAAGAAGTACCCTTGTGAACCAGGAAAGCAATACTATGGTCGTGGTCCGCTTCAATCAATCAGATGGAACGAGTACTATGGTGCAGCCAGCATATTCCTTAGGTTGCCTCTTTTGAAAGATCCGGATAGGGTGGCTCAGAGCCCGGAAGTGGCTTTCAAATTGGCATTGTGGTTCTGGACCACAAATGTGCGTCCAGCTTTGTACCTAGGATTTGGAGAATCCTCGAAGAGAGTTGACGGTCGACTATGCGATAACTTACATCCTAACGATACTAAGAATCTGGTTAACCAATACGTGAACTTGTGCAAGATCCTTGAGATTACTCCTGATGAAG ATGCCAGGTCAGAAATTAGTGCATTCTGGAGGCGACACCTGTCCGCTTTAATGAAACGTTGTGCTTCGACTCGGGCTTCTATCATTACAGGCCGATATGGGCTTAGCTTTGTACGTTAA
- the LOC108844064 gene encoding inactive endochitinase At2g43600 isoform X2: MWNPKATVENALILLLLTLSVMAKTVFSQNCQNTGCPGLKECCSSWGSCGIKDDQCGFWCFSGPCNLTNKSYGFNYNVSAGPRGPIESIVTPSLFKRIMSKVGNNCPAKGFYTHHAFISAVKSFQAYKRTVAKREVAAILTHFAHGSEGFCYKEDKARGKYCSPSKKYPCEPGKQYYGRGPLQSIRWNEYYGAASIFLRLPLLKDPDRVAQSPEVAFKLALWFWTTNVRPALYLGFGESSKRVDGRLCDNLHPNDTKNLVNQYVNLCKILEITPDEEDDVDELEEVDSLNHLLKVQSLNRQRKR, translated from the exons atgtggAACCCAAAAGCAACTGTTGAAAACGCTCTCATTCTTTTACTCCTCACGTTATCCGTCATGGCTAAAACCGTGTTCTCTCAGAATTGCCAAAACACCGGGTGTCCAGGCCTCAAGGAGTGTTGCAGCTCGTGGGGTTCCTGTGGAATCAAAGATGACCAGTGTGGCTTTTGGTGCTTTAGTGGCCCTTGCAATCTCACAAACAAATCATATGGATTCAACTACAACGTCAGTGCCGGTCCACGCGGTCCAATAGAGAGCATTGTCACACCATCGTTGTTCAAACGCATCATGAGCAAAGTAGGAAACAACTGCCCGGCAAAAGGGTTCTACACTCACCACGCTTTTATCTCGGCGGTTAAATCGTTCCAAGCCTATAAACGAACGGTGGCTAAGCGCGAGGTCGCAGCCATATTGACTCATTTCGCTCACGGATCTGAAG GCTTTTGTTACAAAGAAGATAAAGCGAGAGGGAAGTACTGTTCTCCGAGCAAGAAGTACCCTTGTGAACCAGGAAAGCAATACTATGGTCGTGGTCCGCTTCAATCAATCAGATGGAACGAGTACTATGGTGCAGCCAGCATATTCCTTAGGTTGCCTCTTTTGAAAGATCCGGATAGGGTGGCTCAGAGCCCGGAAGTGGCTTTCAAATTGGCATTGTGGTTCTGGACCACAAATGTGCGTCCAGCTTTGTACCTAGGATTTGGAGAATCCTCGAAGAGAGTTGACGGTCGACTATGCGATAACTTACATCCTAACGATACTAAGAATCTGGTTAACCAATACGTGAACTTGTGCAAGATCCTTGAGATTACTCCTGATGAAG AAGATGATGTAGATGAACTCGAGGAGGTAGACTCATTAAACCATCTCTTAAAGGTACAGAGTTTAAATAGACAGAGGAAAAGGTAA
- the LOC108845221 gene encoding LOW QUALITY PROTEIN: inactive endochitinase At2g43600-like (The sequence of the model RefSeq protein was modified relative to this genomic sequence to represent the inferred CDS: substituted 1 base at 1 genomic stop codon) produces MAILKLDLVLFLFILAILADTAFSQNCMDTSCPGLKQCCSRWGFCGTGEDYCGFFCFRGPCNIKGKSYGYDYNVDAGPRGKIESVITPALFDSIMSKVESNCSAKGFYTYKAFISAFKSFGAYKGKVAKREISAIFAHFSYGSKDFCYKEEISPEKYCSKSKKXPCEPGKYYYGRGLLQSITWNEYYGAAGKHLGLPLLKDPDLVTRSSEVAFKFAMWFWNRNVRPALYLGFGEITKRVDGRECSNWRRDGPISKVKQYIEFCKMLGVTPDQGLDCF; encoded by the exons ATGGCAATTCTAAAACTCGATCTTGTTCTTTTTCTCTTCATTTTAGCAATTTTGGCCGACACTGCGTTCTCACAAAATTGCATGGATACTAGTTGTCCTGGCCTAAAGCAATGTTGCAGCAGATGGGGTTTCTGTGGCACAGGAGAAGATTACTGCGGATTCTTTTGTTTCAGAGGACCTTGCAATATCAAAGGTAAATCTTACGGATATGACTATAACGTCGATGCAGGTCCGCGTGGTAAAATAGAGAGTGTCATCACACCAGCGTTGTTCGACAGCATCATGAGCAAAGTCGAAAGCAACTGCTCGGCAAAAGGATTCTACACTTATAAGGCTTTCATTAGCGCTTTCAAATCATTTGGAGCTTACAAAGGAAAAGTGGCAAAACGCGAGATCTCCGCAATATTTGCTCATTTCTCATATGGATCTAAAG ACTTTTGTTACAAAGAAGAAATATCGCCCGAGAAATACTGCTCAAAAAGCAAGAAATAACCTTGTGAACCGGGGAAATACTACTATGGTCGCGGTTTGCTCCAATCAATTACGTGGAACGAGTATTATGGTGCGGCTGGCAAACACCTAGGGCTACCTCTATTGAAG GATCCAGATTTGGTGACTCGTAGCTCAGAAGTGGCTTTCAAATTCGCCATGTGGTTTTGGAATAGGAATGTGCGTCCGGCTCTGTACTTAGGATTTGGAGAAATCACAAAGAGGGTCGATGGCCGAGAATGCAGTAACTGGCGTCGTGACGGTCCAATAAGCAAGGTCAAACAATACATAGAGTTCTGCAAGATGCTTGGGGTCACTCCTGATCAAGGTCTCGATTGTTTTTAG
- the LOC108846134 gene encoding endochitinase At2g43610 translates to MATHNVLLKNALMIFLFALTIMTETAFSQNCGKTGCKGNMCCSRWGYCGTTNAYCGTGCQSGPCKSKPKPTPTPSGSGGLNAGPRGTIASVVTPAFFNGIMSKVGRGCPAKGFYTRQAFIAAAESFAAYKGTVAKREIAAMLAQFSHESGSFCYKEEIARGRYCSPSTTYPCQPGKNYYGRGPIQITWNYNYGAAGKFLGLPLLKDPDMVARSPTVAFKCAMWFWNKNVRPVLSRGFGATTRRINGGECDGGRPAAVQSRVNHYLDFCKKLGVTPGTNLKC, encoded by the exons ATGGCGACACACAATGTTCTTCTCAAAAACGCTCTCATGATTTTCCTCTTCGCTTTAACCATCATGACCGAAACCGCATTTTCTCAAAACTGCGGTAAAACCGGTTGTAAAGGCAACATGTGCTGCAGCAGGTGGGGTTATTGTGGTACCACAAACGCCTACTGTGGCACGGGATGTCAGAGTGGACCTTGCAAATCCAAACCTAAACCTACTCCAACTCCCAGTGGTAGTGGCGGTTTAAACGCTGGTCCTCGCGGTACCATAGCTAGCGTTGTTACCCCAGCGTTCTTCAACGGCATCATGAGTAAAGTCGGACGTGGTTGCCCAGCCAAAGGGTTCTACACTCGCCAGGCGTTCATCGCGGCCGCTGAATCGTTTGCAGCCTACAAAGGAACCGTTGCTAAGCGTGAGATTGCAGCCATGTTGGCTCAGTTCTCTCACGAATCTGGAA GTTTTTGCTACAAAGAAGAAATAGCGAGGGGAAGGTACTGCTCACCGAGCACAACATACCCTTGTCAACCGGGCAAGAACTACTACGGTCGTGGTCCGATCCAAATCACATGGAACTACAACTACGGTGCAGCCGGAAAGTTTCTTGGACTTCCTCTCTTGAAAGATCCAGATATGGTGGCTCGTAGCCCAACCGTGGCTTTCAAGTGTGCCATGTGGTTTTGGAACAAGAATGTGCGTCCGGTTTTGAGCCGAGGATTTGGAGCCACCACGAGGAGGATCAACGGCGGTGAGTGCGACGGTGGGCGTCCAGCCGCAGTGCAGAGCAGGGTTAACCATTACTTGGATTTCTGCAAGAAGCTTGGGGTCACTCCTGGAACCAACCTCAAATGTTAA
- the LOC130509531 gene encoding uncharacterized protein LOC130509531: MRRWISWWRRSGDPETSAAVEADRLAVETGHPETLAAVEAEIRRARRRARGGRRCRGVEGSVLCFSGVDDAYATVRDIGVGVDVVAELGGGEDGGGKGRREEEKNDW; encoded by the exons ATGAGGAGGTGGATCTCTTGGTGGAGACGCTCGGGGGATCCGGAGACGAGTGCGGCAGTAGAGGCAGATCGCTTGGCGGTGGAGACGGGGCACCCAGAGACGCTTGCGGCGGTGGAGGCGGAGATCCGAAGAGCTAGGAGAAGAGCTCGGGGTGGGAGACGATGTCGTGGCGTTGAGGGCTCGGTGTTGTGCTTCAGTGGCGTTGATGATGCTTACGCGACAGTaag GGATATAGGGGTGGGTGTAGACGTCGTGGCGGAGCTGGGCGGAGGAGAAGATGGCGGAGGAAAAGGAAGGAGAGAGGAAGAAAAGAATGATTGGTAG
- the LOC108844064 gene encoding inactive endochitinase At2g43600 isoform X3 — protein sequence MWNPKATVENALILLLLTLSVMAKTVFSQNCQNTGCPGLKECCSSWGSCGIKDDQCGFWCFSGPCNLTNKSYGFNYNVSAGPRGPIESIVTPSLFKRIMSKVGNNCPAKGFYTHHAFISAVKSFQAYKRTVAKREVAAILTHFAHGSEGFCYKEDKARGKYCSPSKKYPCEPGKQYYGRGPLQSIRWNEYYGAASIFLRLPLLKDPDRVAQSPEVAFKLALWFWTTNVRPALYLGFGESSKRVDGRLCDNLHPNDTKNLVNQYVNLCKILEITPDEGTLQVVMNSR from the exons atgtggAACCCAAAAGCAACTGTTGAAAACGCTCTCATTCTTTTACTCCTCACGTTATCCGTCATGGCTAAAACCGTGTTCTCTCAGAATTGCCAAAACACCGGGTGTCCAGGCCTCAAGGAGTGTTGCAGCTCGTGGGGTTCCTGTGGAATCAAAGATGACCAGTGTGGCTTTTGGTGCTTTAGTGGCCCTTGCAATCTCACAAACAAATCATATGGATTCAACTACAACGTCAGTGCCGGTCCACGCGGTCCAATAGAGAGCATTGTCACACCATCGTTGTTCAAACGCATCATGAGCAAAGTAGGAAACAACTGCCCGGCAAAAGGGTTCTACACTCACCACGCTTTTATCTCGGCGGTTAAATCGTTCCAAGCCTATAAACGAACGGTGGCTAAGCGCGAGGTCGCAGCCATATTGACTCATTTCGCTCACGGATCTGAAG GCTTTTGTTACAAAGAAGATAAAGCGAGAGGGAAGTACTGTTCTCCGAGCAAGAAGTACCCTTGTGAACCAGGAAAGCAATACTATGGTCGTGGTCCGCTTCAATCAATCAGATGGAACGAGTACTATGGTGCAGCCAGCATATTCCTTAGGTTGCCTCTTTTGAAAGATCCGGATAGGGTGGCTCAGAGCCCGGAAGTGGCTTTCAAATTGGCATTGTGGTTCTGGACCACAAATGTGCGTCCAGCTTTGTACCTAGGATTTGGAGAATCCTCGAAGAGAGTTGACGGTCGACTATGCGATAACTTACATCCTAACGATACTAAGAATCTGGTTAACCAATACGTGAACTTGTGCAAGATCCTTGAGATTACTCCTGATGAAG GTACTTTGCAAGTGGTGATGAATAGCCGATAA